CGCGACCTCCAGGCGTAGAAGGCGACAAACATTTCAAGATTATGCTCAATTCCACGACTCGACGTTCGTTCCTCCAGATGATTGGTTTTGGCTCAGTGGCGCTCGGCTTGGAAATGCCCGCCCAAGCTCAGCGGAAGCCAATTCAAGGTTTCGAGAAGACGCCCACGGATCCAAACGCATCCAAGGATTGGAAGCCGATTTCAGACCGGCGCATCCGCGTTGGCATTGTCGGCTACGGCGTTTGCCAATTTGGCGCGGCGTTCAGCTTTCAGGATCATCCAAATGTCGAGGTGGTCGCGGTCAGCGATTTGCTTCCCGAACGGTGCGCGGGATTGGCGAAGGCGTGTCGTTGCCGGAAAATCTATCCCTCGCTCGAAGAATTGGTGAAGGACGACCGGATCGAAGCGGTGTTTGTCGCGACGGACGCGCCGAGCCACGCCCGGCATTGCCGGGAGGTGCTCAAACACGGCAAACACGTGGCCTGCGCCGTGCCGGCGGTCTTTGGTTCGCTGGAGGAGGCCGAGCAACTGTTCGAGGCGGTCCAGAAGAGCGGTTTGAAATACATGATGTTCGAGACCTCCTGTTTCCATGCGGACCTCTACGCCATGCGGACGATCTATAACGCCGGAGGCCTGGGCAAACTGGTCTATTCCGAGGGCGAATACTACCATTATATGGAAGAGCCGATTCCGTCGTTCAAAGAATGGCGCGTCGGCTTGCCGCCGCAATGGTATCCCACGCACTCGAACGCTTATTGCCTGGGCGTCAACGGAGGCAGTTTCACCGAAGTTTCCTGCGCCGGAATGCCGAGTCTGCTCAAACATCTCCAACCGACGAACAATCGTTACCGGAATCCATTCGGCACTGAAATCGCGCTGTTCCGGACGAGCGAAGGCGGGACGGCGCGCATGGCGGTGAGTTGGGACACGCCCGGCGATGGCGGCGAACGTGGCCGAATTCGCGGCCAACGCGGCTCCTTTTACGGAAAATACGAGGGCCTGGAAAGGAAGCTGCCGAATACCAAACGCCCGCCGCTGCCGCCGAACGTCGAAGCGGGTGGCCACGGCGGCTCGCACGGTTACCTGATGAACGAGTTCGTGACCGCGATCCTTGAGAATCGCAAGCCGCTCGTGGATATTGCGCTCGCCCTGAACATGACGGTCTCCGGCATCGTGGCCCACCAATCAGCGCTCAAGGACGGCGAGTTGACGAAGATTCCCCAGTTCAGGATTTAGCTCGGATTTAGCCTGCTGACCTACATCAACTCGACCAAGTCGTTCCTTTGGGACCCGGAGTTTAAGCCGCAGTTTCGTCCCAGCCACCTGGCCAAGCTCGACGCCGGATTCAAAGCTGGCGTGAAGGCCTTAATCTCGATCGGGCGACGGATTTGAAACGGTTCTTCCGCAAGCGACGGCGGAAACGTAGGGCAGGCATCTTGCCTGCCTCAGAACAGGCTGCCGAATCCCCTAAAGGAGGCAGGCTGGAAGCCCGCCCTACTCTGACGTGAACATCCTCATTTCCAGCGATCCCCCAAAACATCTCCGCATCACCCAGACCATGCTGGAGGATCTCCTCTGGGACCCGATCATGGCCGCCTGGGTGTTTTTCAAAATCAAGCTCGATGCCTTCCAGGCCGTGCGGCTGCGCATTTACTGGCTCACGCCCGACGTCGAGGATCACAGCGGCTTTACCAGCGGCAAAACTATCGTCGATTGGGTCTGGTGCAATCTCTCCGCTGTCCTCCTTTACGATTGTCACATCGGCGCCATCTTCCAGACCTTTCAAATCGGCAAGGACAACTTCATCAGCATCACCCGGTCTGGTGCAACAAAGTCGTGCGGTCCGCGACGGCAGAGCTGGGCAATCATCCTGGATTCCGGGTGCATCGCGAATACGAACGGGAGGTCAAGCGCGGCAACCCGGACTATTGGACCTTCGGCTTTTCCTACAAGAACTACTCCAACCTGCGCTGTCACACGGGCAAAACGTTCAAGGAACAATACCGCGATGAAAAGCGGCTGCGCACGTTGAAGCTGTCGAACACGCCGGAGAAATTCCGCGCTGAGGGCCTCGGCCTGTGGCAAAAGCAATCCAAGGGCTGGTACACGTCGGAGATGATCGAGGCCTGCCAGGCGTTGGGGCAGCAACGGAAATTGGAGCCGATCCTGAGCCGGGCGAATGATCCCCTCGGAAAAGACCCGGAAGTGTGGTACTTCCTGGGCGTGGACCCGGCTCCGAGCCAGGGGCAACGCAGCGACGAAGGCGCGATCATGGTTCTGCGCGCCCGGCCCGCCGTGGAGAACCCCGGCGATTTCGAGGGCGACTGGACCACGGACTTCGTCTATGCCCGGAAGATCAAGGGCCTGGATGCGGAAGCCTGGAGCGGGGTGCTGCATCAAGACTTTGGCTTTTCGATGATTGTCCTGGACTTAGTGCTGTGACGCGGAATTATCGTCACATCCGCGGCAAGGAATTTTTCGCGCTGACGAGGCGCGAGCGACGAGCATACCCGCAGCGGTCTGTAAGGAGCGAGCAACGAAGTCAGCGCGAAAAACGCCTGCCGCCCTTCGGGTTGTGCCGCATTTGGCCTGGGGCTTCGTTGCTCCTCAGTCACAGAGCGCTGGCGGCTATGCTCCATCGTCGCGCCTCGCCCCAGACCAAATGCGGCGCAACGGATGTAACGACAATTCCGCGTCACAGCACCAGGCGGCGGTCAATGGATCGCGCCGGAATTGCGGATGAGCAAACAATTAGTTCGCGGCGTCCAGGTTGAAACCACGCCCATTGTCTCCCGCAGTTCAAGCACGATCGAAGGCCACTTGATCCTCTGTTTGTTCTCGTGGACGCGGCAAACTTGGCGAGCGCGCCGACGTCATCCATTCGGATCGGGTCCTCGAACCACGCCGGTTTGAACGGCTCCAACGCCTCGGCGATTTTGATCGCAGTCGGGAGATCCCAGAACGAATGCAGTTCCACCATGATCTCGATTTGATCGCCGGCGGCCGCGCGAATTTTTTCAAACGGCTTCAGCGCCGTGCTCAGATCGCGAGCCGAAATGGAATGCCCGCCCGATTTGTCGGCAAAGGGATCGAACGGCCAGATCTTCATCCCGCGGATGCCTTCGGCCAGGAGGCTCTGAGCCAGTTCATCGGCCCGGTGCGTGAAGGCGTCAAGGTCTTCATAAGTGGATCGCGTCTTGCCAGTCGCCTTCTTGGCGCGCGCGGGGTTCTTTTCGAGATACCGATCGAGGTTTTTCCGAACGTAATGGGAGTCCGCGCAGGTATTGTAAATCGGGACCCGGTCGCGCACGGCCCCGCCGAGCAATTGATGAATCGGCTGCCGGCACACCTGGCCCAGGATGTCCCAGAGCGCGATGTCGATCGCCGAGCGAGCGCGCATTTCCACGCCCGTGCCGCTGAAACCGACAAAGCCATGAAGCCCGCGCCAATGCTGCTCGATCCGCAGCGGGTTCTTGCCGAGCAAATACGGCGCGGCCATGGAGTGAATCCAACTCGCAACGGCCTCGGCGGTGAAAAATGTTTCTCCGAGACCGACG
This genomic stretch from Verrucomicrobiota bacterium harbors:
- a CDS encoding mandelate racemase/muconate lactonizing enzyme family protein; the encoded protein is MKITEVESILLDEFPNLVFVRVHTDDGVVGLGETFFTAEAVASWIHSMAAPYLLGKNPLRIEQHWRGLHGFVGFSGTGVEMRARSAIDIALWDILGQVCRQPIHQLLGGAVRDRVPIYNTCADSHYVRKNLDRYLEKNPARAKKATGKTRSTYEDLDAFTHRADELAQSLLAEGIRGMKIWPFDPFADKSGGHSISARDLSTALKPFEKIRAAAGDQIEIMVELHSFWDLPTAIKIAEALEPFKPAWFEDPIRMDDVGALAKFAASTRTNRGSSGLRSCLNCGRQWAWFQPGRRELIVCSSAIPARSIDRRLVL
- a CDS encoding Gfo/Idh/MocA family oxidoreductase gives rise to the protein MLNSTTRRSFLQMIGFGSVALGLEMPAQAQRKPIQGFEKTPTDPNASKDWKPISDRRIRVGIVGYGVCQFGAAFSFQDHPNVEVVAVSDLLPERCAGLAKACRCRKIYPSLEELVKDDRIEAVFVATDAPSHARHCREVLKHGKHVACAVPAVFGSLEEAEQLFEAVQKSGLKYMMFETSCFHADLYAMRTIYNAGGLGKLVYSEGEYYHYMEEPIPSFKEWRVGLPPQWYPTHSNAYCLGVNGGSFTEVSCAGMPSLLKHLQPTNNRYRNPFGTEIALFRTSEGGTARMAVSWDTPGDGGERGRIRGQRGSFYGKYEGLERKLPNTKRPPLPPNVEAGGHGGSHGYLMNEFVTAILENRKPLVDIALALNMTVSGIVAHQSALKDGELTKIPQFRI